In Lewinellaceae bacterium, the genomic stretch GAATGTGTTTTTTGGGGAAAACTCCTATTACGACGGCAGGTATTTCCCGGATGATTTTGACAATGGAAAGCCCACTGGCGGTGATATGATGTGGAATCCAACCAGCCAGGTGTTCCTGGACAATGGTGCCGCAGTCACCTTATTCAACTACGTAGCAGGCGGTCAACATTATCTCTATGTGACCAACACTGAGTACGATGGCTGCGCCGATCTCAGGACTCGATTTGCCGCCGGTATAACCGATCTGAAGAAAGTACCCGGGTTGACGACGGTCACCTGGGCGGGAATACCACTGGTCCGCAGCGGACAATCGCTGAAATCATTGGCAGAGGGGTTGATCCCGACGGAAACGACCATTAAAATCCGTGTTGATGATCCGTATCAGGTAGCGGAAGGTACTGGCGCCAATAGTGGGCATCCGGCCTATATGTTTTCCTTTACCAATGTGGAAGCCACCCAGTTGGAGCAGGCCAGCATACCGGCAGCTCTGCGGTCCATCAATGTAGTACCCAATCCTTATTACGGTTATTCGCCGTACGAGACTTCTCAGTTTTCGACCACCGTAAAAATTACCAACCTGCCGGCCGATTGTACCGTGACGATATATAGCCTCGACGGCAAATTTATCCGGCAATACAAGCGCAATGAATCCAGAACTCCGGTAGAAGGCCGCTCCAATCCGGCCTTGTTGAACAATCAGATCGTACCGGACCTGGAATGGGATATCAAGAACAGCAAAGGAATACCGGTGGCCAGCGGAGTATACCTCATCCATGTGGATGCTCCCGGCTTAGGATCCAGGGTGCTAAAGTGGTTTGGCGTACAACGTAAATTTGATCCTACTGGCTTATGACACGTATATACCTTATTGGATTGATCCTCATGGGAATACTGGCCGCGCCATCAGGCCGGGCAGGGAATCCTGACCGGCAGGGAGAAGCCGGAGCCTATGAATTAACACTTAATCCCTGGGCCCGGAGTGCGGGATTGCATTCGTTGACCACGGCGTGTATCCAGGGAGCTGAAGCCATGCGACTGAATGTCGCAGGTATGACCCGTATTCATCAGACCGAGGTCCTCCTCGGGCATACGATCTACCTCAAGGGTAGTGATGTTCGGCTGAATGCTCTGGGATTTGTTCAGAAAGTAGGCAAGAATGGCGCCTTTGGCATCAGCCTGATGTCTTTAAATCTTGGAGATATTGTGGAGACTTCCGTACAGCAACCGGAAGGGACCGGTGCCACATTTTCACCGAACTTTTTCCATCTGGGTATGGCTTATGCCCACACATTTGAAAACAAGGTATCCGTAGGAATTTTATTTCGTGGAATTTCAGAATCAACGGCAAATCTGAGCGCATTTGGCTTTGCCCTGGATGCCGGTGTTCAGTACGTAACCGGCCCTCAGGATAATTTTAAATTCGGTATCTCCCTGCGCAATATCGGATCGCCAATGCGGTTTGGCGGAGAAGGACTGTCCATTCAGGAAACGAATCCGGACGGTACCTTGCAATACAACCTGACCTACGACCAGCGGTCGGCTTCCTTTGAATTGCCATCCATGTTGAATATCGGCATGTCTTACGACCTGTATGCCGGGGATGATCATCGGTTTACGCTGATTGGAAATTTTACCTCCAATTCATTTTCACGGGACAACCTGGGTGGTGGAATGGAATATTGTTTTAAAGACTTGTTCTTTATCCGGGGTGCCTACAAATATGAGCTGGGGACGAACAGCGAATCGGTGGATCACAGCGTCTATACCGGGTTGAGTGCAGGGATGGGATTTGAAGTCCCGTTGAAAAAAGGCAGTGATTATAAGCTGGGTATCGACTACGGATACCGCGCTACCAATCCCTTCCAGGGATCACATAGCATTGCTTTTCGAATCAGCATTTAACCTTGGATTAGCAGACTTCTAACTGGTATTTCTGTTCCGGCCAGGTTTTCGTGGATGCATGCCCAGGCAGAGCAAACCGGCACCGAAAACACCATAGTTGACAAACGAGCCATTTTTTAATACATTTGTCCTTTGATAAGGACAAGAACGTTTCAGTTGCGGCTCGAAGCGTTCTTGTCTTTTTAGTCAATGGAATAACCAATACTCATCCATTAGCACGTATTAACCTAAATATTTTTTATGTCAGTGACGTATTTGACACAGGAAGGATATGACAAAGTCCGACTGGAATTAGATGAACTAAAAACTACAGGTCGCCAGGAAGCAGCACGGGCAATTGCTGAAGCCAGAGAGAAAGGTGATCTATCAGAGAATGCAGAATACGATGCAGCAAAAGATGCTCAAGGCATGCTTGAATTGCGCATCAACGAACTGGAAAAAGTCATGGCTACCGCAAGGATCATTGACGAGAGCCAGATCGACACCTCCAAAGTAGTACTGCTTTCGGCGGTAAAGATCAAGAACATGAAGACCAAGAAGGAAGTCCAGTATAAATTGGTTTCAGAGACCGAAGCTAATCTAAAGGAAGGAAAGATATCTGCCACTTCCCCCATTGGTCAGGGATTGCTGGGTAAGGCCGTGGGAGAAGTTGCCGAAGTTCAGACGCCGGCCGGATTGATGCAGTTTCAGATATTAGAGATCGGCGTCTGATGGCCAGTATATTCTCCAAGATCGTAGCAGGAGAAATTCCCTGTCATCGTATCGCCGAATCAGATGATTTCCTGGCTTTCCTGGACATCCAGCCGGTTCAGACAGGTCATACCCTGGTCATTCCCAAGAAGGAGGTCGATTACCTCTTTGATCTGGAAGACGAACACCTGGCTGCTTTGATGCAATTTGCCAAAAAAGTTGCCGGCGGCTTGCGAAAAGCAGTTCCCTGCAACCGCATCGGCGTTACCGTCATCGGACTCGAAGTACCCCATGCACATGTGCATTTGATCCCTATCAATGCCCTCTCCGACATGGATTTTACCCGCCCTAAAAAGAACGTAAGTCACGAAGAACTGGCTCGTTTGGCGGAACACATCCGTACTTTTCTGGATTAAGTAACAGAAGTTTCAGATTTCCTTACGGTGCAATGTCCGGTAGGCTATTACCGCACTTAAAAGCATGAGAACCGATCCAAGAAAGAAGGGTAGTCCGGGGATATGAAATGGGGCATTGGCGCTGGTCGCATAAGTAAATAATCCCGTCATCAATGGAGGTCCGATGATTGATGTCACGCTGATCAGGCTGGTCAGAGCGCCTTGCAGCTCACCCTGCGCATTGGGCGGAACCTGGCTGGTAATGATGGACTGCAATGCTGGTCCGGCAATACCTCCCAGACAATAAGGTAATAAGAAAGCATACATCATCCAACTCTGGAAGGCAAAGCCAAAAAGCGCCAGACCCAGTGCATAAAGCAGTAGACCCACGTAGGAGCTTCTGGTATCCCCGAGGATCGGATTGATCACCCGGATCAGTCCACCTTGAACTGCGCCTACCAACAAACCGACCAGGGCCAATGAAAGACCTACCATGCCTTCCGACCAGTTGAACCGGTACATGGTGTAATAACTCCAGTTGCTTTGTACAGCATGAGCACCGATGTAGACCAGGGCAAAGGAGATGAAAAGTCCGCTGATGGACGGATATTTGCGTAAATGAGCGATCGCACCGAATGGATTGGCGCGCTTCCAGTCAAATTCTCTCCGGTTTTCCGTACCGAGTGATTCAGGCAATACAAAGTAGCCGTACATCCAGTTGACCAGGGTCAGTCCGGCGGCTGCAAAGAAGGGCACCCGCGTGCCTATTTCTCCCAACCAGCCACCCAATGCAGGACCCAGGATAAAGCCCAGGCCGAAGGCTGCGCCGATCATGCCAAAATTATTAGCACGGTTTTCTTTGGTGCTGATATCGGCAATGTAGGCGGCTGCAGTCGTGAAGCTGGCACCAGTGATGCCGGCTAAGGTGCGGCCAACAAACAGCCAATAAAAACTGGGTGCAAAACCCAGGATGAGGTAATCCAGAAAGAAGCCAAACAAAGAGATCAACAGAACAGGCCGGCGGCCATATTTATCGCTGAGATTGCCCAGAATCGGGGCGAAGATAAACTGCATGATGGCGTACATGGCGGTAAGCATACCACCGTAACGGCTGGCTTCATTGACCGGAATATCCAGCATGGAAGAAATCAGGGATGGCAGAACAGGTATGATAATGCCAAATCCGATCACATCAATCAGAAGCGTAACGAAGATAAAGCCGATAGCAGCCTTGCGGTTTTTCATAGCAAGGACAAATGTAATCCAAATGCCTTAACAAAACAGCAGAAGAAGTACAGGTAATGTTCCGTGAAACAAGCTATTTAATCCGGATAGACTACATCAGGCGGTCCGGGTTATCCTTGATAAACTGACCCCATCCGGAGCCCTTTGCCCCTCGTTTAACCGGGCTGTTTTGTTTAAAGTGATGGCAGACTGCTGTGGCTAACGCATCGGAAGCATC encodes the following:
- a CDS encoding PorV/PorQ family protein, which produces MTRIYLIGLILMGILAAPSGRAGNPDRQGEAGAYELTLNPWARSAGLHSLTTACIQGAEAMRLNVAGMTRIHQTEVLLGHTIYLKGSDVRLNALGFVQKVGKNGAFGISLMSLNLGDIVETSVQQPEGTGATFSPNFFHLGMAYAHTFENKVSVGILFRGISESTANLSAFGFALDAGVQYVTGPQDNFKFGISLRNIGSPMRFGGEGLSIQETNPDGTLQYNLTYDQRSASFELPSMLNIGMSYDLYAGDDHRFTLIGNFTSNSFSRDNLGGGMEYCFKDLFFIRGAYKYELGTNSESVDHSVYTGLSAGMGFEVPLKKGSDYKLGIDYGYRATNPFQGSHSIAFRISI
- the greA gene encoding transcription elongation factor GreA, coding for MSVTYLTQEGYDKVRLELDELKTTGRQEAARAIAEAREKGDLSENAEYDAAKDAQGMLELRINELEKVMATARIIDESQIDTSKVVLLSAVKIKNMKTKKEVQYKLVSETEANLKEGKISATSPIGQGLLGKAVGEVAEVQTPAGLMQFQILEIGV
- a CDS encoding HIT family protein; translated protein: MASIFSKIVAGEIPCHRIAESDDFLAFLDIQPVQTGHTLVIPKKEVDYLFDLEDEHLAALMQFAKKVAGGLRKAVPCNRIGVTVIGLEVPHAHVHLIPINALSDMDFTRPKKNVSHEELARLAEHIRTFLD
- a CDS encoding TCR/Tet family MFS transporter, giving the protein MKNRKAAIGFIFVTLLIDVIGFGIIIPVLPSLISSMLDIPVNEASRYGGMLTAMYAIMQFIFAPILGNLSDKYGRRPVLLISLFGFFLDYLILGFAPSFYWLFVGRTLAGITGASFTTAAAYIADISTKENRANNFGMIGAAFGLGFILGPALGGWLGEIGTRVPFFAAAGLTLVNWMYGYFVLPESLGTENRREFDWKRANPFGAIAHLRKYPSISGLFISFALVYIGAHAVQSNWSYYTMYRFNWSEGMVGLSLALVGLLVGAVQGGLIRVINPILGDTRSSYVGLLLYALGLALFGFAFQSWMMYAFLLPYCLGGIAGPALQSIITSQVPPNAQGELQGALTSLISVTSIIGPPLMTGLFTYATSANAPFHIPGLPFFLGSVLMLLSAVIAYRTLHRKEI